The following coding sequences lie in one Melospiza melodia melodia isolate bMelMel2 chromosome 10, bMelMel2.pri, whole genome shotgun sequence genomic window:
- the MUSTN1 gene encoding musculoskeletal embryonic nuclear protein 1 — MSQPAPVKKKRPPVKEEDLKGARGNLAKNQEIKSKTYQVMRQCEQMGSAAPSIFSGARTGGETVFEKPKDEPAKSVFG; from the exons ATGTCACAG CCAGCCCCTGTGAAAAAGAAGCGTCCTCCAGTGAAGGAAGAAGACCTCAAAGGAGCCAGAGGAAACCTTGCCAAAAACCAGGAAATTAAATCTAAGACCTACCAAGTGATGAGGCAGTGTG AACAAATGGGCTCTGCAGCACCTTCCATATTCAGCGGGGCTCGGACAGGGGGTGAAACAGTCTTTGAGAAACCAAAGGATGAGCCAGCCAAGAGCGTCTTTGGCTGA